A stretch of the Prochlorococcus marinus str. MIT 0918 genome encodes the following:
- the nadB gene encoding L-aspartate oxidase, with translation MNLSINSHPIPKGPWDVIVIGAGAAGLMTCLELPKHLKVLLLNRNTSKSSASRWAQGGIAAVTRQEDSFLLHAEDTSKAGCGLCDMDAVNFLVQQAPQCVDRLKALGMEFDRDSNGSLSTTLEAAHTIRRVLHVKDQTGRALVDVLREQVEQKSNILHRRGVRVTQLWVENDCCRGVQVLDGPLLYWIPSRAVVLATGGGGHLFANTTNPAQACGEGLALAWKAGAALEDLEFFQFHPTALTLEGLPSFLISEAVRGEGGVLVDCHGNSPVSHLINKDLAPRDQVSRALQNTMQAQGVSHVGLNLMGIPSQKLYSRFPAIIQRCRDVGIDPLKHLIPVAPAAHYWMGGVATNLNASTSLPGLYAVGEVACTGLHGANRLASNSLMECLVFAKQMSCIELLSSTFLNVDFKDCQDIQSDLIIDKTYDEHHLKIAIEDLRKLFWKEVGVNRSQKGMQIAVNSISLDFDNLSKHPLLNLVSNQKPNICNSFNETNRKNINLALDLNHRQLTSLLTLNACLFRSESRGGHYRLDSPIPLPYWTCHSSQVKGKTISTRAVR, from the coding sequence ATGAACTTATCTATTAATTCACATCCCATTCCTAAAGGGCCTTGGGATGTAATTGTTATCGGTGCAGGAGCAGCGGGTTTAATGACATGTCTTGAGTTGCCGAAGCATTTAAAAGTATTGCTTTTGAATCGAAATACTAGTAAAAGTTCAGCAAGTAGATGGGCGCAGGGAGGTATTGCAGCAGTCACTAGGCAAGAAGATAGCTTTCTATTGCATGCGGAAGATACGTCTAAAGCAGGGTGTGGTTTATGTGATATGGATGCTGTAAATTTTCTTGTGCAACAAGCTCCTCAATGTGTAGATAGACTTAAGGCATTAGGAATGGAGTTTGATAGAGATTCGAATGGAAGCTTATCTACAACATTAGAGGCAGCACATACTATTAGGCGTGTTTTACATGTCAAGGATCAAACTGGTAGAGCCTTAGTGGATGTTCTTAGAGAACAAGTCGAACAAAAGTCGAATATTCTTCATCGACGAGGAGTAAGAGTGACTCAATTATGGGTTGAAAATGATTGTTGCCGAGGTGTACAAGTTTTAGATGGGCCATTACTCTATTGGATACCTTCTCGAGCAGTGGTTTTAGCTACTGGTGGTGGTGGTCATTTATTTGCAAATACTACAAATCCTGCTCAAGCATGTGGAGAAGGTTTAGCTCTTGCTTGGAAAGCCGGAGCAGCTCTTGAAGATCTTGAATTTTTTCAATTTCATCCTACTGCTTTAACGCTTGAAGGACTTCCTTCTTTTTTGATTTCGGAAGCAGTTAGAGGAGAAGGGGGTGTATTAGTTGATTGTCATGGGAATAGCCCTGTTTCGCATCTGATAAATAAAGATTTAGCTCCAAGAGATCAAGTTAGTCGTGCTCTTCAAAACACGATGCAAGCTCAAGGAGTCAGTCATGTAGGACTTAATTTAATGGGTATTCCTTCGCAAAAACTTTATTCACGTTTCCCTGCAATTATTCAAAGATGCAGAGATGTTGGAATAGATCCATTAAAACATTTAATTCCTGTTGCGCCTGCCGCTCATTATTGGATGGGTGGTGTTGCAACAAATTTAAATGCCTCTACTTCACTTCCAGGACTTTATGCAGTGGGAGAAGTTGCATGTACTGGTTTACATGGAGCTAATAGATTAGCAAGTAATTCTTTGATGGAATGTCTTGTTTTTGCTAAGCAAATGTCATGCATTGAGCTATTAAGCTCAACATTTTTAAATGTTGATTTTAAAGATTGTCAAGATATTCAATCTGATTTAATAATAGATAAAACTTATGATGAACATCATTTAAAAATTGCCATTGAAGATTTAAGAAAGTTATTTTGGAAAGAAGTAGGTGTGAATCGCTCTCAAAAAGGTATGCAAATTGCTGTAAATTCAATAAGCTTAGATTTTGATAATTTATCAAAACATCCATTGTTAAATTTGGTTAGCAATCAAAAACCTAATATTTGCAATTCTTTTAATGAAACTAATCGCAAAAATATAAATCTTGCTCTGGATTTAAATCATCGTCAATTAACAAGCTTATTAACCTTAAATGCTTGCTTGTTTAGGTCTGAAAGTAGAGGAGGTCATTATAGATTAGATTCTCCTATACCATTACCTTATTGGACGTGCCATTCAAGTCAAGTAAAAGGAAAGACGATCTCTACAAGAGCTGTTAGATAA
- a CDS encoding DUF3120 domain-containing protein, which produces MRFWASSCVVLPVFLQAPWVHFYPFSALLFTFVLLGLGSSLVQFVGNKWTKVGSLLVGVSGSWLGGCLFWGWLRMYPVLHLPVEAVALPLAFVGLSTKWRIGSGFYLACLLGTAFTDLMMVITGVIDAWPDVVAASLEDAADKLNATSIQLLNPLSLFCLVVAGLLIIFLADQMNQRGTLNSPAGAVWLVAGAALTTTLWVDGLFLVTTIIQPKLSGLI; this is translated from the coding sequence TTGAGGTTTTGGGCTAGCTCTTGTGTCGTTTTGCCAGTTTTCCTTCAGGCGCCTTGGGTTCATTTTTATCCTTTTTCAGCATTGTTGTTTACTTTTGTTTTACTGGGTTTAGGTTCCTCTTTAGTTCAGTTTGTTGGCAATAAATGGACTAAGGTTGGATCTTTGCTTGTAGGTGTTAGTGGGAGTTGGTTAGGAGGATGTTTATTTTGGGGATGGTTGAGAATGTATCCTGTACTTCATCTTCCTGTTGAGGCAGTAGCTCTTCCATTGGCTTTTGTTGGATTGTCAACAAAATGGAGAATTGGATCTGGTTTTTATTTGGCATGTTTACTTGGAACAGCTTTTACGGACTTGATGATGGTTATAACAGGGGTTATAGATGCTTGGCCTGATGTGGTAGCAGCATCTTTAGAAGATGCTGCAGATAAACTAAATGCAACTTCAATTCAGCTTTTAAATCCCTTATCTTTGTTTTGTCTTGTTGTGGCCGGTTTATTAATTATTTTTCTTGCAGATCAAATGAATCAAAGAGGTACTCTTAATTCTCCTGCAGGAGCTGTATGGCTTGTAGCAGGTGCTGCTTTAACAACAACACTTTGGGTAGATGGTTTATTTCTTGTAACTACTATAATTCAGCCAAAATTAAGTGGATTGATTTAA
- a CDS encoding TIGR03279 family radical SAM protein: MWNEISPEIDLSAIREKSNNYGPKPALVESVEPGSIGEELGFEAGDKLVSVNGIKPRDLIDYRYLTAEETLDLEILDKNEVIHKIQIEKDVDEGLGINFSESLFDGLKQCNNDCPFCFIDQQPSGHRESLYLKDDDYRLSFLYGSYLTLTNLTEKDWLRIEKQRLSPLFISIHSTNEKLRIKLLKNPRAGMIMEQIQWFAKRKLQLHAQIVVCPGINDGENLKNTLNDLFEYGKSQFPTILSTAIVPVGLTRFRPNNDNLKPVTSECAKEIINLVEELQVKYQTSLGSRFAWLSDEWYLLANKKLPKRLEYEDMPQEENGVGSIRSFLESMNNATKKLPKKISIDKNYSWVVGKLVEQALHPIVEKINRIEGLSLKMYGLNSPYWGQEKVVTGLLTGQDLIDGLKGETLGDKLLLPSIMLRNGESTFLDDMTVKQVEKNLRTPIKVVYGADDLIKQIIEVH, translated from the coding sequence GTGTGGAATGAAATTTCTCCAGAGATAGATCTCTCAGCAATTCGCGAGAAATCTAATAATTATGGGCCCAAACCTGCCTTAGTGGAATCTGTAGAACCAGGTTCTATAGGGGAAGAACTCGGGTTTGAAGCAGGTGACAAATTGGTTAGTGTAAATGGAATCAAACCTAGAGACCTGATTGATTACCGATATTTAACAGCTGAGGAAACATTAGACCTAGAAATACTAGATAAAAATGAAGTTATTCATAAAATACAAATTGAAAAAGATGTAGATGAAGGCCTAGGAATTAATTTTTCAGAATCATTATTTGACGGACTAAAGCAATGCAATAATGACTGTCCTTTTTGTTTTATAGACCAACAACCCTCAGGGCATCGAGAAAGTTTATACCTGAAAGATGATGATTATCGGTTGAGTTTTCTTTATGGATCTTATTTAACTCTGACAAATTTAACTGAAAAGGATTGGTTACGTATTGAGAAGCAAAGATTATCACCACTCTTTATATCTATTCACTCAACTAATGAAAAATTAAGAATCAAATTATTAAAAAATCCTAGAGCAGGAATGATAATGGAACAAATTCAATGGTTTGCAAAAAGAAAACTTCAATTACATGCACAAATAGTTGTATGTCCTGGAATAAATGATGGGGAAAATCTGAAAAATACATTAAATGACCTTTTTGAATATGGAAAAAGTCAGTTCCCAACAATACTTTCTACAGCAATAGTTCCAGTTGGCTTGACACGTTTTCGCCCAAACAATGACAATCTCAAACCTGTAACGAGTGAATGTGCAAAAGAAATAATTAACTTAGTGGAAGAATTACAAGTTAAGTATCAAACCTCTCTTGGATCTCGCTTTGCTTGGCTATCTGATGAATGGTATTTATTAGCCAATAAAAAGCTACCAAAAAGATTAGAGTATGAAGATATGCCTCAAGAAGAAAATGGTGTTGGAAGTATTCGGTCTTTTCTAGAAAGCATGAATAACGCAACAAAAAAACTTCCTAAAAAAATATCCATTGATAAGAATTACAGTTGGGTAGTAGGGAAACTAGTTGAACAAGCTCTTCATCCTATTGTAGAAAAAATCAATAGAATCGAAGGTTTATCCTTAAAAATGTATGGATTAAATAGCCCTTACTGGGGACAAGAAAAAGTAGTAACAGGTTTATTAACAGGTCAAGACCTAATAGATGGATTAAAGGGTGAAACTCTTGGGGATAAACTATTGCTACCTTCTATAATGCTTCGGAATGGTGAATCAACATTCCTTGATGACATGACAGTTAAACAAGTAGAAAAGAACTTAAGAACACCGATAAAAGTTGTTTATGGAGCCGATGACTTAATTAAGCAAATCATAGAAGTCCATTAA
- a CDS encoding vitamin K epoxide reductase family protein, which produces MGKTRLKSRRRQDQGSKLAKILIGILATIGVIDTASITLTRWGVITSLACPGNAQGCDQVLNSPWGTIFELNNFSVPLSFIGFLGYSTVLILSIIPFFPWLTREKIDFSRIAWWSLFCISTCMTAFSFLLMGIMVIQIKALCFFCILSALISSFILLLTIIGGGWEERRDLIVRGVIISLIVLLGGLIWSSSVNPNKTEVSINSQGVSPQVESKSKPASIELAKYLTEKNIILYNAYWCPHCHEQKELFGNEATKSLILIECAQDGKNNKFELCQSKFITSFPSWEINGQIITGVKSLNELANMSGYSGSRDF; this is translated from the coding sequence ATGGGGAAAACACGTCTTAAAAGTCGAAGAAGACAAGATCAAGGATCTAAATTAGCCAAAATACTTATTGGGATATTGGCCACAATAGGTGTCATTGATACAGCTTCAATAACATTAACTAGATGGGGGGTCATAACTTCTCTTGCTTGCCCTGGAAATGCACAAGGCTGTGATCAAGTTTTAAATAGTCCTTGGGGGACTATTTTCGAATTAAATAATTTTTCGGTTCCTCTATCTTTTATAGGTTTTTTAGGCTACTCAACAGTACTTATACTTTCCATAATTCCATTTTTCCCATGGTTAACTAGAGAAAAAATAGATTTTTCAAGAATCGCATGGTGGTCTTTATTTTGTATTTCAACTTGCATGACTGCTTTTAGCTTTTTGCTAATGGGAATAATGGTCATACAAATAAAAGCTTTATGTTTTTTCTGTATTCTATCAGCTTTAATTTCGAGCTTTATTTTACTTTTAACAATCATTGGAGGGGGCTGGGAAGAAAGACGAGACTTGATTGTTAGAGGAGTAATTATATCTCTAATAGTATTGTTAGGAGGTTTAATTTGGTCATCTTCAGTCAACCCAAACAAAACAGAAGTATCTATTAATAGCCAAGGAGTCTCACCCCAAGTCGAAAGCAAGAGTAAGCCTGCATCAATTGAACTAGCAAAATATTTAACTGAAAAAAATATTATTTTATATAATGCATATTGGTGCCCACATTGTCATGAACAAAAAGAACTATTTGGCAATGAAGCAACAAAGAGTCTGATTTTAATTGAATGTGCACAAGATGGGAAAAATAACAAATTTGAACTGTGCCAAAGCAAGTTTATAACTAGCTTTCCATCCTGGGAAATAAATGGTCAAATAATAACTGGGGTGAAGAGTTTAAATGAATTAGCAAATATGAGTGGCTATTCTGGTTCACGAGACTTTTAA
- a CDS encoding TolC family protein: MNTLIPRTIIKRVLHQIVFFSLIINHGDHIALANQLNLQNKNSSENKLSFKTKKILKDFVQYQKIKNDKLQWIDNIKVNKKEIISLKNLEEILKENNPELQILKSRIQQSKYLLKSRLSEWYPKLNLTSAGLPKYLSGNTYNELGTDTSSSQSKASINAKLQWDLINPLRIKEIENARNNLENEKIIYSIKYRDLNLKAHDAFFKLQKSRQDILIAEQSLKTSEILLKEANIRLESGIGTKLEVLEAKTQLSNDKQFLAEKHGIQKIDERKLAQLLYLKPNTSPQIEEIPAIIGVWKASIEESVISSYLYREEIEQLLLKVSINNNKAKIALARNKPKVSIYNSFESSIAKGEIISQSPRSSNTIKSHNNTIGLQFEWPIFDGGYAKANYNASKEKAKEIEAEILVKRAEIRKEIEEIFYNLEIAKNKIKNTYNSIQSTRESLRLSYLRLKEGIATQREVVNNQKDVTQAEVNYIKAITDYNTNLIYLKNKTGINSLKNCPRPENSTKSLKTNNLSSHQSQDSLLLISSCMKFL, from the coding sequence ATGAACACTCTTATCCCAAGAACTATCATAAAAAGAGTATTGCATCAAATAGTATTCTTTTCTTTAATAATAAATCATGGTGATCACATTGCTCTAGCAAATCAATTGAATTTGCAAAACAAAAACAGTTCTGAAAATAAATTATCATTTAAAACAAAGAAAATACTGAAAGATTTTGTTCAATATCAGAAAATAAAAAATGATAAGTTACAATGGATTGATAATATTAAAGTAAATAAAAAGGAAATAATCTCACTGAAAAATCTAGAAGAAATATTAAAGGAGAACAATCCAGAATTACAAATTCTAAAAAGTCGCATACAACAATCAAAATACTTATTAAAAAGCAGGTTGTCTGAGTGGTACCCTAAGCTAAATCTAACAAGCGCAGGTCTACCTAAATACTTAAGCGGCAATACATATAATGAATTAGGAACTGATACTTCTAGCAGTCAAAGCAAAGCAAGTATAAATGCAAAACTACAGTGGGACTTAATTAATCCATTAAGAATTAAGGAAATTGAAAATGCAAGAAATAATTTAGAGAACGAAAAAATTATTTATTCTATTAAATACCGTGATTTAAACCTAAAAGCTCATGATGCTTTTTTTAAATTACAAAAATCAAGACAAGATATTCTGATTGCTGAACAATCTCTAAAGACTTCAGAGATTTTATTAAAGGAAGCCAATATAAGATTAGAAAGTGGCATAGGTACGAAATTAGAAGTTTTAGAGGCCAAAACACAACTATCTAATGACAAGCAATTCTTAGCAGAGAAACATGGAATTCAAAAGATTGATGAGAGAAAACTGGCTCAATTACTATATCTAAAACCAAATACCTCACCTCAAATAGAAGAAATTCCAGCAATTATTGGTGTGTGGAAAGCATCTATTGAAGAAAGTGTGATTTCATCATATTTATATAGAGAAGAAATCGAACAATTACTTTTAAAAGTTTCTATTAATAATAATAAAGCAAAAATAGCTTTAGCAAGAAATAAACCAAAGGTTTCTATTTATAATAGTTTTGAAAGCTCAATCGCAAAGGGTGAAATAATTTCTCAATCTCCTAGATCTAGTAACACTATAAAAAGCCATAATAATACAATTGGTCTTCAATTTGAATGGCCTATATTTGATGGTGGATATGCAAAAGCAAATTATAATGCTAGTAAAGAAAAAGCAAAAGAAATAGAAGCAGAAATATTAGTGAAAAGAGCAGAGATAAGAAAAGAAATAGAAGAGATTTTTTATAATTTAGAAATAGCAAAGAACAAAATAAAAAATACATATAATAGTATTCAATCTACTAGAGAATCTTTAAGACTATCCTACTTAAGATTAAAAGAAGGTATTGCAACGCAACGTGAGGTAGTGAATAACCAAAAGGATGTTACTCAAGCAGAAGTTAATTATATAAAAGCAATAACAGATTATAATACCAATTTAATATATTTAAAAAACAAAACAGGCATTAATAGTCTTAAAAATTGTCCACGTCCAGAAAACTCGACCAAAAGTTTAAAGACAAACAATTTATCTTCACATCAATCCCAAGACTCTCTATTATTAATTTCATCATGCATGAAATTCTTATAG
- the xseA gene encoding exodeoxyribonuclease VII large subunit, with amino-acid sequence MNIESFPHFSVQDLNQAIGNLLSRGFPPRFLLHATVSKSQLKNGHLWLTLTDGKASISSVIWSSCLKDLDYRPLDQDGVEILGKLNFWENRATLVVQVLQIRPTISTVLRKFEVVRSNLMKDGLLEDSRRRALPSFPRCIAICTSVPSSAYADMIRTAQERWPLAKLLVFPIPVQGEVAKKINAVLGYISGSYVQLKVDVLVLARGGGSREDLMVFDDEPLCRLLANFPIPVITGLGHEDDLTVADLVADHRSATPTAAIVDLLPHREMALNQCTQIRQRLQDYCSWLIQNKKDRIIERRKKLRVDLHPHLLLNKFKSQLVQRGKLLMAVSPYNLLKRGFSIVRNKKGRLIKTINDVKINDELTIQFNDGYTDSVVKSIFTDIK; translated from the coding sequence TTGAATATCGAATCATTTCCACATTTTTCAGTACAAGATCTCAATCAAGCAATTGGGAATTTGCTTTCAAGAGGATTTCCTCCCAGATTTTTGTTGCATGCAACTGTATCAAAGTCTCAGTTAAAAAATGGTCATTTATGGCTAACTCTCACTGATGGTAAAGCAAGTATTTCTAGTGTGATTTGGTCTTCATGTTTAAAAGACCTTGATTATCGACCTCTTGATCAAGATGGAGTTGAAATTCTAGGAAAATTAAATTTTTGGGAAAATAGAGCAACTTTAGTAGTTCAAGTACTTCAAATTAGACCAACAATTTCAACTGTTCTTAGAAAATTTGAAGTAGTTCGATCTAATTTAATGAAAGATGGACTTCTTGAGGATTCAAGAAGAAGGGCTTTACCAAGTTTCCCTAGATGTATTGCTATTTGTACTAGCGTTCCTAGCTCTGCTTATGCAGATATGATACGTACTGCTCAAGAAAGATGGCCACTTGCGAAATTATTGGTTTTCCCGATTCCTGTTCAAGGAGAAGTAGCGAAAAAAATTAATGCTGTTTTAGGATATATCTCTGGTTCTTACGTTCAGTTAAAAGTAGACGTTTTAGTTTTAGCAAGAGGAGGAGGAAGTAGAGAAGATTTAATGGTGTTTGATGATGAACCTCTTTGCCGCTTACTAGCAAATTTTCCTATTCCCGTGATTACAGGACTTGGTCATGAGGATGATTTGACCGTTGCAGATCTTGTTGCAGATCATCGCTCAGCTACTCCAACAGCGGCAATAGTTGATTTGTTACCACATAGAGAAATGGCATTAAATCAGTGCACTCAGATCAGGCAAAGATTACAAGATTATTGTTCATGGCTGATTCAAAATAAAAAAGATCGAATAATAGAGAGACGAAAAAAATTGAGAGTTGATTTGCATCCGCATTTATTACTTAATAAATTTAAGAGTCAATTAGTTCAGCGAGGAAAGTTATTAATGGCAGTGTCTCCTTATAATTTGTTAAAACGAGGTTTTTCTATAGTAAGAAATAAAAAAGGCAGATTAATAAAAACTATTAATGATGTTAAAATCAATGATGAGTTAACTATTCAATTTAATGATGGTTATACTGATTCAGTAGTTAAGTCTATTTTTACAGATATCAAATAA
- the xseB gene encoding exodeoxyribonuclease VII small subunit, with protein sequence MNLKNKNQNLPSNNNAKKKNDSFYSKLEKLSYEESLNKLDDILNKLQSENFIIEDLQQSYQEASLYLKHCEKLLSNIEQEIITIDPNQIE encoded by the coding sequence ATGAATTTAAAAAATAAGAATCAAAACCTTCCTTCAAATAATAATGCTAAAAAAAAGAATGATTCATTTTATTCTAAGCTTGAAAAATTATCTTATGAAGAATCTCTGAATAAATTAGATGATATATTAAATAAATTACAAAGTGAAAATTTCATAATAGAGGATCTACAACAAAGTTATCAGGAAGCAAGTTTATACCTTAAACATTGTGAGAAGTTATTATCTAACATAGAGCAAGAAATTATTACAATTGATCCTAATCAAATAGAATAA
- a CDS encoding YihY/virulence factor BrkB family protein: MLIQTRKGIRWFLKSLWKASQRWNRCDCIDLSAAFAYYTLQSFFPILIISLSLASWFLGKQEGLDQQIIGLAAQVLPPSVVGLVETTLTKLVNQGFGAGILGAFFLIITAGNAYLTLQRGADRLWEDALPSDTSPIPLRTQAFRLIRNRIEAFLVVLLVGLLMVLDEIGSYLKMIPSAVWTDLKDNSPQLTNTLSKIPFIEAGQILFPFIGFTIMALLLQALVPRRRIPIRPLIPGAIMIGTLLTLLNSAVTRTILSLGSRFQAYGIISGVLVLTLWIWIVGLIIYFGQCWSVGLVSQKINRHKLITML, encoded by the coding sequence GTGCTAATTCAAACCAGAAAGGGCATTCGTTGGTTTCTTAAAAGTTTGTGGAAAGCATCGCAAAGATGGAATCGTTGTGATTGTATTGATCTAAGTGCAGCCTTTGCATATTATACTCTTCAGTCTTTTTTCCCAATTTTAATAATTTCATTATCACTGGCGTCATGGTTTCTAGGAAAGCAAGAAGGATTAGATCAACAAATTATTGGCTTAGCCGCTCAGGTATTACCACCTTCAGTAGTTGGCCTAGTAGAAACAACATTAACCAAACTAGTTAATCAAGGTTTTGGTGCTGGAATATTAGGAGCTTTCTTTTTAATTATCACTGCTGGAAATGCATATTTAACTCTACAAAGAGGAGCCGATAGACTATGGGAAGATGCTTTACCATCAGATACAAGTCCTATACCTTTACGCACACAAGCTTTTCGCTTAATTCGTAATCGAATAGAAGCATTTCTAGTTGTACTTTTGGTTGGACTATTAATGGTACTTGATGAAATAGGTTCATATCTCAAAATGATTCCAAGCGCAGTTTGGACAGATTTAAAAGATAACAGTCCACAATTAACAAATACTTTATCAAAGATACCTTTTATTGAAGCTGGTCAAATATTATTTCCATTCATAGGATTTACAATAATGGCATTATTACTTCAGGCTTTAGTACCACGAAGAAGAATACCAATTAGACCTCTAATTCCAGGTGCAATAATGATTGGTACATTACTTACTCTATTAAATTCTGCAGTAACAAGAACAATTCTTTCACTTGGTTCACGTTTTCAGGCATATGGAATTATAAGTGGGGTTCTTGTTTTAACACTATGGATTTGGATTGTAGGTTTAATTATTTATTTTGGTCAATGTTGGAGTGTGGGATTAGTTTCACAGAAAATTAATAGACATAAATTAATTACAATGTTATGA
- a CDS encoding inositol monophosphatase family protein — MESNQPKPLSLNQLKELHSLVDEVSQRQLMDFGQINTELKPDGTLITSCDRWSDKKIVDGISKITSNQEGILSEEGSKLVPSSEAYWIVDPLDGTTNFAAGIPFWAISIARFIEGKAETAILDIPALKKRITAIKSKGVFINNKQILSKNNNLSKSDCVSVCSRSINILQKKTQQKFPGKIRLLGVSSLNLTSVALGQTFGAIEATPKIWDLAAALLILNELNCDIKWLDMNPNSIKAGDDLTSVNFPLIAAESKQGLELLSPWGDVLVNQISHAK; from the coding sequence ATGGAAAGTAATCAACCAAAACCACTTAGCTTAAATCAACTCAAAGAACTTCATTCGTTAGTAGACGAAGTATCTCAACGACAATTAATGGATTTCGGGCAAATCAATACTGAATTAAAGCCTGATGGGACACTAATAACGAGCTGTGATAGATGGAGTGATAAAAAAATAGTTGATGGTATCTCTAAAATAACTTCAAATCAAGAAGGTATTCTAAGTGAAGAAGGTTCAAAATTAGTTCCTTCTTCAGAAGCATATTGGATAGTTGATCCACTAGATGGGACTACAAACTTTGCTGCAGGAATTCCTTTCTGGGCGATTTCTATTGCACGTTTTATAGAAGGAAAAGCAGAAACAGCAATACTTGATATTCCAGCTTTAAAAAAAAGAATTACTGCAATTAAAAGTAAAGGAGTATTTATTAATAATAAGCAAATACTTTCAAAAAATAATAATCTATCTAAAAGTGATTGTGTATCTGTTTGTAGTCGATCAATAAATATTTTACAGAAAAAAACTCAGCAAAAATTCCCTGGAAAAATAAGACTTCTAGGTGTATCTAGCTTAAATCTTACAAGCGTAGCACTGGGACAAACTTTTGGAGCAATAGAAGCAACCCCAAAAATATGGGATTTAGCTGCAGCATTATTAATTTTAAATGAACTTAATTGCGATATCAAATGGTTAGATATGAATCCTAATAGTATTAAAGCTGGCGATGACCTAACATCAGTGAATTTTCCATTAATTGCGGCAGAATCAAAGCAAGGTCTGGAACTACTAAGTCCATGGGGAGATGTATTAGTGAATCAAATATCTCATGCAAAATAA
- a CDS encoding chlorophyll a/b-binding protein: MKIMPLEDIEPRYGFVNYAEIWNGRLAMLGIVVGLSTELLTGQGILGQIGFG, translated from the coding sequence ATGAAGATCATGCCACTTGAAGATATTGAACCTCGTTATGGATTTGTAAATTATGCTGAAATTTGGAATGGAAGATTAGCAATGCTTGGAATTGTTGTTGGATTAAGCACTGAATTGCTTACTGGGCAAGGAATTCTTGGTCAAATTGGTTTTGGTTGA